Within Paralichthys olivaceus isolate ysfri-2021 chromosome 14, ASM2471397v2, whole genome shotgun sequence, the genomic segment GTTGCTCTGCAGATTAAAAAAGGTTTGCTTATCATTTGTTATGGGGTGTTGTGACATTTGTGAAGTGGAGTGactgaaaaagtaaaactgaaGTGAGTAGAAATTAATTTAGTGAGAGCAAAGGgaaattattaatatatttttgtgcCTTTTTTAAGTAAAGATTTTTGCCAATTTCAAAACTCAGTCCATCCACTGTCTCTTTACATTATTATACGTAATAATGaattatcaaaataatgaaCACGGTGACTCTGAGGACATATGGCTAAAGTTATAGGACTGAAGCAATGACTTAAAGTATTGTCACACATTTGGACACAATCAGGAACAACTGAGACAAGTGTAAACTGTATTTTCCCCTTTtattcaaacaacacaaataaacctGATAAAAGACAGTTTCACTAGTTTTCATTTACAAAGTCGTGATGGAGTTTCACACTGAGTTGAAAACGTCTGTGTTGACGAACAGGAGTGAAAATCATTGGatgaaacagtgaaataaagCACAATCAACTGACCCGTCTGGCTTTGAAATCCACAGCATGTAACGGCTTAAAGTAAGATATAGAATAAAGAACAAGAGAAAACCAGCAAACACATGATaaacaggaaatacaaaaataagagCATGCAATGTAAGGACAACAACACAATGATTGTCAATAGGCACAAGTTGTTTATGTGTTCCAGTTCCTAAACATTTAGTTCGCGTATTTTCCATCACACTTTCCAGTtaaagtaaaaactaaaatgatcaTAACCTCAGACTGAACTCGGTTTCTCATCTATGGCTTTTTGGCTAAAACTTAACACAGGTGTGACTGTGCAGATTAGCAATGTGCGTAAATGTCAATGGCAACAATACACAGTACCTCGATAAACTATCGATgtcatgtaaaatgtaaaatccatCTTAGTGCAGAATATTTATCtttaacatctttttatttatatttctttgctttgataagaatttattttataatgtgcTCAGATGCTTAGACAaggtttaatttttttcatcagTATATACTCTCAGGTTGACATGTATAATAAATACTTATTTGAGAATATGACCTCATTTACAATGAAATACTTGTATCTCAAATAACAGAGTTGAAATTAAAGGTGGagaaaaacacatatttctTTAGGTTATTCACTTTTACATCATAAATAAACAACCTCCCTGAAGCCAAACAAATTCAactctttacaaataaaacctAATTTTAGATTTCCTACAAGACATGACAgactttaattattattattaaatttgCGACTGTTCAGGTGTTTTTCCGTGCGTTAGGTTTCAGATTTGTGTCCTAGCGGTTTGGTAAAGGACATTAATTAACTAATACAAATGTGTATCAATTTTATAGTTAAactttctcttcctctaaatgaaaacaaaaccttgcAGAAAGTACTTTACATCAACACGTGACACAGAAACCACATTTTTGATaaactgaaatgtcaaaatttcacagattttcttttgaTGGTTAAATCAGTGATTTCCGTACAATAACTTTAAATCCTAAAATTTCAGAAGTGCAAAATAATCAGTATCCAGCATATGAAGTAGGCAGCCAGAACCCATCAGGAAAAGGCTATTGCACACATGGCATGAGATATTAAAATCAAGTCCACACAGCGTAGGCACTGTTGATATATACTTTACATAAAGTacttaaacacacatttccatgtTTGGTTAAAATTTTCAAGTGCAACAAGAAACTATATTTTTGCAAAATATAaatttgtttatgtttgtattttcatcTGACAATCTAACTATCTCCCAAACTCTTTTGCAggaaatattatattcataagaatactttattttactattatAAAAATGACAGGTCTCTAAAGTAAACCTTATATGAATTTTCATGAACATCCACAGAGATGAGGTCTATAATTCAAAATAGAAGTTATTCAACATGAGAAAAATTGACCTATAACcacatggagaaaaaaacaaacatattctaaataaaatgataaacttTAGACTTCATCCACCAGCCTGATTATACTACTATATACTCTAATACTATACTCTGCTGCTCTAAATCACTATTTGACACATGATGAGACCATTTGTTGGTCTTATGTATCTTTGCTAAGGACATATTGTAGTTTTAAGTACGACAGAGTCATTGAccacaaaatgaagaaaactggGATCCTGTGTATTTAAGTGAACTGAATTATTTAGTAGTTTGATATCTCCCATTTAACAAAAGTTCAGATGAACAAGATTGAGAtgaatttaaaactgaaacagaaaaacactgactcTAAAAGCTGATCTGACAGAACAATTTACCTATTTACTTATCTTTGTCTAACAATGTAATAACATTTGAAATACGTATCTGTTCCCGTCTGTTGCTGTACTGGTGCCCTCTTCTTGTTTCTctcatcctccccctcctctctttttattcttttcctcttctcactTGCGTCCTCCTTTCAGGTTGTTAATGTAGTCCTTGATGGTGTTTTCTATGTTGGGAACGGCATAACTTTGTGCTGCATAGATTCCTGTGCATGTTCCCACGGCAACACCAAGCAACGCTGAGGAGCGTAGCCTGGCGACAATGTACCCGGCCAG encodes:
- the LOC138413665 gene encoding SLC35A4 upstream open reading frame protein-like — protein: MANDKSPLGQLKDLVELKDQLEDIQRRMEDEIQAGVPPGGSLLASPFLKGFLAGYIVARLRSSALLGVAVGTCTGIYAAQSYAVPNIENTIKDYINNLKGGRK